In one window of uncultured Acetobacteroides sp. DNA:
- a CDS encoding ABC transporter permease, with protein sequence MLDLWQEIMATIKANKLRTFFTGFAVAWGIFMLIILLASGNGLSNGVSTNFASESKNAIYLWPGTSTMAYSGYQSGRKMKMSEKDIFLSEKQLPYVDTVAYKFYPSESATFSNGNKTGSYGLLGVTSNYAALEGIEVLPGMGRFINIMDIRETRKVIAINEKIKEVLFPNENAIGRYVNVNNVMYKVVGVVKYVTGNDNREGYIPISTAKSIYDFGKKGYDGIILSAKSLKTAKENEEYNTTIRKGFARLHTFNPDDRAALGLWNNSENYIQTMKIFWAIKLFVWIVGIGTLIAGIVGVSNIMLITVKERTKEFGIRKALGASPNSIIKLILIESVLITSVFGYIGMMLGIAITEAINFAINQTPAEPGNVIFRNPTVDVGIVIAALGILVIAGLIAGYIPAKRAVTIKPIEALRSE encoded by the coding sequence ATGCTAGACTTATGGCAAGAGATAATGGCCACCATAAAGGCCAACAAGCTTAGAACCTTCTTTACCGGGTTTGCCGTTGCATGGGGTATTTTTATGCTAATCATTCTTCTGGCATCGGGGAATGGGCTGAGCAATGGGGTGAGCACGAACTTCGCCTCCGAGTCGAAGAACGCCATTTACCTGTGGCCGGGAACTAGCACCATGGCATACAGCGGCTACCAAAGCGGAAGAAAAATGAAGATGTCGGAGAAGGACATCTTTCTATCCGAGAAGCAGCTCCCCTATGTTGATACGGTTGCCTACAAGTTTTATCCATCGGAGTCGGCTACATTTTCCAATGGAAACAAGACGGGATCTTACGGGCTTCTGGGGGTTACATCGAACTATGCAGCACTAGAAGGTATAGAGGTTCTGCCGGGAATGGGCCGATTCATCAACATCATGGATATCCGCGAAACGCGCAAGGTTATAGCCATCAACGAAAAGATTAAGGAGGTGCTGTTCCCCAACGAGAATGCCATCGGCCGATACGTAAACGTCAACAACGTTATGTATAAGGTGGTGGGCGTCGTGAAATACGTTACCGGCAACGATAACCGGGAGGGGTACATCCCCATTTCGACCGCCAAGAGCATCTACGACTTCGGAAAAAAAGGATACGATGGCATCATTCTATCGGCCAAAAGCCTAAAAACGGCGAAGGAGAACGAGGAGTACAACACCACCATCAGAAAAGGGTTTGCCAGGCTGCACACCTTCAACCCCGACGATAGGGCTGCATTGGGGTTATGGAATAACTCGGAGAACTACATCCAGACCATGAAAATATTTTGGGCAATAAAGCTTTTCGTTTGGATTGTGGGAATTGGAACCCTAATAGCCGGAATTGTTGGCGTTAGCAACATCATGCTGATTACTGTAAAGGAGCGAACCAAGGAGTTTGGCATCCGTAAGGCCTTGGGAGCATCGCCCAACTCCATCATCAAGCTTATCCTGATAGAGTCGGTGCTTATTACTTCGGTATTTGGGTATATCGGGATGATGCTCGGCATTGCAATAACCGAAGCAATCAACTTTGCAATAAACCAAACCCCAGCAGAACCCGGCAACGTGATCTTCCGAAATCCAACGGTTGATGTTGGGATTGTTATTGCCGCCCTAGGAATTCTGGTTATTGCAGGGCTGATTGCCGGATACATTCCCGCAAAACGAGCCGTTACCATTAAGCCAATAGAGGCGCTAAGATCGGAATAG
- a CDS encoding ABC transporter permease produces MFDLDRWQEIWETITKNKMRSFLTAFGVFWGIFMLVVMYGSGNGLRNGIMNGIQSVATNSVFYWTNNTTEPYKGFKKGRSWLMRSKDIEIIKSKIPEVEVVSPMLFGGGRTPKNTIRGEKSGSYNVKGLNPDYVKIDKPDIVYGRYINDIDIQQRRKAVVIGYNAYEDLYKIGENPIGTTIKVNGIYYTVIGVVKGNSQMNINGPVNRSVMLPYTTMQVAYNMGDQVHVLAITSKASTSVSSLEDRIKGILKKEHDISPTDPEAVSGFNLERQFKMFANLFLGIKVLILIVGLGTLFAGVVGVSNIMMVTIRERTQEIGIRRALGATPFNILSQIMMESLVLTLIAGVAGLSFGVFILNIVDNVLTAQSAASNDDMFFMNPQISFDLAIFAMLVLVIAGLFAGMIPARKALRIKAIDALRDE; encoded by the coding sequence ATGTTTGATTTAGATCGTTGGCAAGAGATCTGGGAAACCATCACCAAAAACAAGATGCGCAGCTTTCTCACTGCGTTTGGGGTATTCTGGGGCATCTTTATGCTGGTGGTGATGTACGGCTCGGGCAATGGCCTCCGCAACGGCATTATGAACGGCATACAATCGGTTGCCACCAACTCCGTATTCTACTGGACAAACAATACCACCGAGCCCTACAAAGGATTTAAGAAGGGACGATCGTGGCTCATGCGCTCGAAAGATATTGAGATTATCAAGAGCAAGATTCCTGAAGTTGAGGTGGTATCGCCCATGCTATTTGGAGGTGGTCGAACACCAAAGAACACCATCAGAGGAGAAAAGTCGGGCTCGTACAACGTAAAGGGGCTAAACCCCGACTACGTAAAGATAGATAAGCCCGATATCGTTTACGGCCGATACATTAACGACATCGACATCCAGCAAAGGCGCAAGGCCGTAGTTATTGGCTACAACGCCTACGAGGATCTCTACAAGATTGGGGAGAACCCGATTGGCACCACCATTAAGGTAAACGGCATCTACTACACCGTGATCGGCGTGGTAAAGGGCAACTCGCAAATGAACATCAACGGGCCGGTAAACCGTAGCGTGATGCTCCCCTACACCACCATGCAGGTGGCCTACAACATGGGCGACCAGGTGCATGTGCTAGCCATTACCTCTAAGGCAAGCACCAGCGTATCGTCGTTGGAGGATAGGATTAAGGGCATCCTCAAAAAGGAGCACGACATCTCGCCCACCGACCCAGAGGCGGTATCTGGGTTTAACCTCGAGCGGCAGTTTAAGATGTTTGCCAACCTGTTCCTCGGCATCAAGGTTCTCATTTTGATCGTTGGCCTTGGGACGCTCTTTGCCGGGGTGGTTGGCGTAAGCAACATCATGATGGTAACCATCCGCGAGCGTACCCAGGAGATTGGCATTCGCCGTGCCCTTGGTGCAACGCCATTCAACATCCTTAGCCAAATTATGATGGAGAGCTTGGTGCTTACGCTCATTGCGGGAGTTGCCGGGCTAAGTTTTGGGGTATTTATCCTCAACATAGTTGACAACGTCCTTACGGCACAGAGCGCAGCCTCGAACGACGACATGTTCTTTATGAACCCACAAATCAGCTTCGACTTGGCCATATTCGCCATGCTTGTGCTGGTTATTGCAGGCCTCTTTGCCGGAATGATCCCCGCCCGAAAGGCACTTCGGATTAAGGCTATTGATGCGCTGAGGGACGAGTAG